One genomic region from Egicoccus sp. AB-alg6-2 encodes:
- a CDS encoding MFS transporter — MLAPIPPRPGTRFSGWRIVVLAAIGLAMTAPGQTPGVSVFVDHLMAGLDLTRSEVSLAYLVGTLAGATAMPRVGRLIDDRGTRVAMTVVGGLFGLMLAAMSGVTGIITLTLGFAGIRMFGQGGLSLVSTTAVAPWFERRRGFAIGLSTALGGALLSLIPITSAFIIELTGWRTAWLVLAVAVWLIVLPIALGGLIDRPADVGQQVDGTPLHTENPQGRPTTGPAFTRSQALRTPMFWAVCGAVATTGMIGTGLAFHQIDLLGEQGLTPVQAAANFLPQTVASLTATLLIGSMVDRFAARWVLLVSMLAMAGAMVAVPFVSPGWSAMAYGMLIGAAGSSARALEAASFPKLFGIPHLGSIRGVVSAISVASTAFGPLALSLGRDLTGSYVQVLLVLLVIPLGIAVFGLFAPAPRHPAAANRPTQPGPRDPLT; from the coding sequence ATGTTGGCACCTATACCACCGCGTCCGGGGACGCGGTTCTCGGGGTGGCGCATCGTCGTGCTCGCGGCGATCGGCCTGGCGATGACCGCACCCGGGCAGACCCCCGGCGTGAGCGTCTTCGTCGACCACCTCATGGCCGGTCTCGACCTCACGCGATCCGAGGTGTCGCTGGCGTACCTGGTCGGGACGCTGGCCGGCGCGACCGCCATGCCCCGCGTGGGCCGGCTCATCGACGACCGCGGGACCCGTGTGGCGATGACGGTGGTCGGCGGGTTGTTCGGCCTCATGCTCGCCGCGATGTCGGGCGTCACCGGGATCATCACCCTCACGCTCGGCTTCGCCGGCATCCGCATGTTCGGCCAGGGTGGGCTCAGCCTGGTGTCGACCACGGCGGTCGCCCCCTGGTTCGAGCGCCGGCGGGGGTTCGCCATCGGCCTGTCCACGGCCCTCGGCGGCGCGCTGCTGTCGCTGATCCCGATTACGTCCGCATTCATCATCGAGCTCACCGGCTGGCGGACCGCGTGGCTGGTGCTCGCGGTCGCCGTGTGGCTGATCGTGCTGCCGATCGCGCTCGGCGGGTTGATCGACCGTCCCGCGGACGTGGGCCAGCAGGTCGACGGCACGCCGCTGCATACCGAGAACCCCCAGGGGCGCCCGACCACGGGCCCGGCCTTCACCCGGTCGCAGGCGCTTCGGACCCCCATGTTCTGGGCCGTCTGCGGCGCGGTCGCGACGACGGGCATGATCGGCACCGGTCTGGCCTTCCACCAGATCGACCTGCTCGGCGAGCAGGGGCTCACGCCGGTCCAGGCGGCCGCCAACTTCCTGCCCCAGACCGTGGCCTCGCTGACGGCGACGCTGCTGATCGGCAGCATGGTCGACCGGTTCGCGGCCCGCTGGGTGCTGCTGGTCTCCATGCTGGCCATGGCCGGTGCGATGGTGGCCGTGCCGTTCGTCTCGCCGGGGTGGTCGGCGATGGCGTACGGGATGCTGATCGGCGCGGCCGGGTCGTCGGCGCGGGCCCTGGAGGCCGCCTCCTTCCCCAAGCTGTTCGGCATCCCGCACCTGGGCTCCATCCGTGGCGTCGTCAGCGCCATCAGCGTCGCCTCGACCGCGTTCGGCCCGCTGGCGCTCTCGCTGGGCCGAGACCTCACCGGCTCGTACGTGCAGGTGCTGCTGGTGCTGTTGGTCATCCCGCTCGGCATCGCGGTCTTCGGCCTGTTCGCCCCGGCACCGCGGCACCCGGCCGCCGCGAACCGCCCAACGCAGCCAGGACCGCGTGATCCGCTGACGTAG